The Mauremys reevesii isolate NIE-2019 linkage group 7, ASM1616193v1, whole genome shotgun sequence genome includes the window GTTTCTGATCTGCGGCAGGATTGTTTCCTTTGTTTAATCTTACTTGACTTTTATCCTTAGTAATGATTAGTGGTGTCACAGTTACAACAGCAGCTGGAAGCCCCAACCAGGAGTGGAGCCTCATTGTGCTATGCTCTTTCCAAACAGATACTATGGGATGGTCTTTGCTCCAAAGGCATCAAAATTGAAATTGACAGGATAGACCAAGGGAAGCAACGTACAAGCAGAGTGGTCAGGAAACGCCAAATCATCCTTGCTCCAAGTTGTCCTGTTGAGGCTTCTAGCCTACCTTGTGCAGCAGCCCATGGACAATGTGCTGAACAGAGATCTTCATAAAGACTCATTCCTGGTCCCGGGAGCAGATGGTGCTTGATGACTTTAACCCTTCCCAGAAGAGCAATTGCTCTGGGATATGACAATAAGCCCTGCTGGCAATGTTTGAGGATACCCACCCTCCGCCTAATGAAGAAACTAATGTTGCCACCTAGAGACTGGCAGCTCAGGAAAAGATGAAGGGGCCCTCAGCACTATTCTACTGTGATAGGAATTGTAGCAGTATGCTTCCTGGACCCATTATGatgtttcttctcctcctccaacTTAAGGCTTAGCATAGCCTGACACTGGAGACCTTTTGCTGTTTCTTTTCTTGCCTTTGTGTTAGAGGCCAGTTGAGAGTGGTACCAATGCAATGGATCCTCACAGGATAGACCTATCGGATGTTTTGAATGTGGGGCCAAATATGTCCCTGTGCTGACAGCTTCGTGTTATGGTATTGCCGTCTTTGGAGCCATTAGATAGCCTAGCCTTGAGAAAGTACCTGCCCTGGTTTGTTCCACTGGAACAAAGTTCTTAGATGCTGAAATATTTCCAGCACATGCTGTGTGACCTCAGCCAAGTTCCTTCCCCTCTATCTCAGTTTCCTTATCAGGGATCATGCTACATGCATTGTTTTGAAAAGTGTTATGGATAAGTTAACCATGGTTCTAAATACTTATTGTTGCCACTAGGGGGAGCCGCACAGCCATCAGAAACCTTCAGAGGCTCTGCGCTGGAGAACTGCTAAAACAACTCCTGGTCCTGTGTAGAACATATCCCAAAGCAATAATCCTTTACCACCGGATGAGATGCATGGTCTAGATCCAAGTCCTGCATGCAGCATTGCCTATTGCAAAGGGTTTGGCATAATATACACTGAACAgattaattaaaataaagttaCTGGAGCCCAGGAACGCGTCTGTCCCTCCCCATACTACAGCAGGAGCGATGTTCTTCAGGCAAGCTCTAGAGATTTTATTTTGCAACGGAGCTGCTGGTATCTGAATAGCCGCCTCTTCTTTTCAGTTTCTAATTCTGCTGCTTTGGCTGACACAAATTTACAGTAGCTGCCTAGCTAGCTGcctggggatagctcagtggtttgagcattggtctgctaaacccagggttatgagtttaatccttgagggggccacttagggatctagggcaaaatcagtacttggtcctgctagtgaaggcaggggtctggactctatgacctcttgaagtccttccagttctaggagacaggcTATCTCCATTAAATAGCTTAGTAGGGAGACCCATGCAGAACTACATGGTTTTACTAAATGGATGGTTGCGCAGAGCACTTGGAGGTGGGGATGCGATTCCCAGGCAGCTCTCGTAGACATATTGGTGCTAGCTCTCTCATCCAGCTAACCTGCTAGACATAGTAGCATGCTTGTGATAGCAAAGGCAGATCACCGGGACCAGCCATCTGTCATAAATGCAAACCTGGCTCTTGGCTGTGGGTACCTACATGGGGCTGCTAGCATGAGCATACCCCCTAGAAATGGGAATTGCACCCCAACTCCAAATGCAGAGGCGGGGAGGTCAGTAAAGGCCGTGTGTATTATCTCAGTGTAAATAAAGAGTTGGTTAAGGAGATGGATTTATAGATGCATGCACAAGCAGAAGCATCTAGTACCTGCATGCACAGGTGGATGCATCACTAAATTGCACAGTCAGTTGGATGCATTGTAGGCGCACATGCACGGAGATGCTCGTGTTCCATGTTCAGCTGCAAAGGTTGTGCAGGTCTGTGCATGTTCCATAGTGTGAATGGAGCGGCGTGGTGCACGGACGGATGCACGCTTGCACAGGCGAATGCATGAAGCATTGATAGATGCGCTCAAGCTCCAGACCCGTCTAAAGAGGCGTTGCCGAAGGCGACGGTCTGGCAGCAGGTGGTTGCCTGGGCCCCGGTGCTACCATGTCCACGTGCAGAGCACTGCAAGCACGCGCCAGCTCCACCTGGGCACAGACCCGCGGCAGAGCGCGCGCCTTCGCTGGTTAGTCCCCGCCCCCTGAGGCAGAGACTCTCTTCCATTGGCTCGCAGAGTTCCGGTAGCCacgcccctctcccttcctcgtACACACAAGAGTCACGCGCTCGCCGGTTGGAAACccagcggggagggggtggggcaggcttcagcagggccccgcccctgccgccTCGGCATTGGCTGGGGGACGGCGTCTGGGTCCCgtgcctgccctgattggccgCGCGCGCTGCCGGCTCCGTCCCTGGGATAGGGCTTGAAGCGGCTCCCCTGAGGGCCCGGCAGTCGGCGCCTGTCAGCTCTCGCGGGCAGCCGCTGCCGCCGCCGGGGGATGCTGCCGTCCCGCTATGTTTGGCCCCGGCGGTTCTGATCCCTGACTAAACATGGCGCTGGGCTCGGCCGCGCTGCCCGCTCGGAACATGGCGGGGGGCGGCCGGGGGGCgcgggtcctgctgctgctgctcctcagcgGCTGCTGGGGCGAGCAGCCCCCGGCCGGGGGCAGCGGGGCGCCGGGCGAGGCGGAGGAGACGGTGATCATCGGGCTGCGGCTGGAGGACACGGACGACGTCTCCTTCATGCAGCGGGGCGCGCTGCGGGTGAGCGAGCGGACGCGGGTCAAGCTGCGGGTCTACGGGCAGAACATCAACAACGAGACCTGGAAGCGCATCGCCTTCACCGAGCACGAgcagcgggcgggcgggcggccgcCGGCCGAGCAGGAGGACGGGCCGCGGGAGAGCAGCTCCCCGCAGCGCTGCGGCATCCGCACCTCGGACATCATCATCCAGCCGCACATCGTGCTCAAGCGCCGCACCTCGGGCATCATCGAGATCGACATCAAGCCCCTGCGCAAGACCGAGAAGAGCAAGTCCTACTACCTGTGCGTGTCGCGCCCGGCCGCGCTGGAGGCCGCCGGCCCCGAGACCACCTGGGTCTACCACGACGGCGAGGACACGAAGGTGATCGTGGGCGAGGAGAAGAAGTTCCTGCTGCCCTTCTGGCTGCAGGTGATcttcatctccctgctcctctgcctctcGGGCATGTTCAGCGGCCTCAACCTGGGCCTCATGGCTCTGGACCCCATGGAGCTGCGCATCGTGCAGAACTGCGGCACCGACAAGGAGAAGAACTACGCCAAGCGCATCGAGCCGGTGCGCCGCCAGGGCAACTACCTGCTGTGCTCCCTGCTGCTGGGCAACGTGCTGGTCAACACCACCCTCACCATCCTGCTGGATGACATCGCCGGCTCCGGGCTGGTGGCCGTCGTGGTCTCCACCATCGGCATCGTCATCTTCGGCGAGATCGTGCCGCAGGCCATCTGCTCCCGTCATGGCTTGGCCGTGGGTGCCAACACCATCTTCCTCACCAAGTTCTTCATGATGATGACCTTCCCAGCCTCCTACCCTGTCAGCAAGCTGCTGGACTGTGTGCTGGGCCAGGAGATCGGCACCGTCTACAACCGCGAGAAGCTGCTTGAGATGCTGCGGATCACCGACCCTTACAACGATCTGGTCAAGGAGGAGCTTAACATCATCCAAGGGGCGCTGGAGCTGCGCACCAAGACAGTGGAGGATGTGATGACCCCACTCCGAGACTGCTTCATGATCGCTGCTGAGGCTGTTCTGGACTTCAGCACCATGTCTGAGATCATGGAGAGTGGCTACACTCGCATCCCCGTCTTCGAGCGTGACCGCTCCAACATTGTGGACCTGCTCTTCGTCAAGGACCTGGCCTTTGTGGACCCAGATGACTGCACCCCGCTCAAGACGATCACTCGCTTCTACAGCCACCCACTGCACTTTGTCTTCAACGATACCAAGCTTGATGCCATGCTGGAGGAGTTCAAGAAAGGTGGGGCCATGGGGCgtttggggggctggggcatCTGTGGCTACCCACCCTAGCAAGCTGGGCTGAGAGTAGAGGGGTATGTGGCAGATGGGCATTTGTCCATCCCCCTTGCCCTAAAGGCTGATGTGTGGATCTGCATAGATGTGGGGCTCCTTCTGGTAAACCTGTTTCTGCCTCCCCATTTATTTGTCCACATATAGGAGCTCTGCTGATGTGGCTCTGCAacccctaaccccccccccccaaattttttGTGGTCCACACTCTCCTTCAGTTAGTCTGAGAGTAAGGAAATTGGGTTGCTGCTGTAGATCCCTAATATCTTCCGGGCTTTGCACACACGTGCTGAGATAAACAAGGCTTTT containing:
- the CNNM2 gene encoding metal transporter CNNM2 isoform X14, which gives rise to MALGSAALPARNMAGGGRGARVLLLLLLSGCWGEQPPAGGSGAPGEAEETVIIGLRLEDTDDVSFMQRGALRVSERTRVKLRVYGQNINNETWKRIAFTEHEQRAGGRPPAEQEDGPRESSSPQRCGIRTSDIIIQPHIVLKRRTSGIIEIDIKPLRKTEKSKSYYLCVSRPAALEAAGPETTWVYHDGEDTKVIVGEEKKFLLPFWLQVIFISLLLCLSGMFSGLNLGLMALDPMELRIVQNCGTDKEKNYAKRIEPVRRQGNYLLCSLLLGNVLVNTTLTILLDDIAGSGLVAVVVSTIGIVIFGEIVPQAICSRHGLAVGANTIFLTKFFMMMTFPASYPVSKLLDCVLGQEIGTVYNREKLLEMLRITDPYNDLVKEELNIIQGALELRTKTVEDVMTPLRDCFMIAAEAVLDFSTMSEIMESGYTRIPVFERDRSNIVDLLFVKDLAFVDPDDCTPLKTITRFYSHPLHFVFNDTKLDAMLEEFKKVTDP
- the CNNM2 gene encoding metal transporter CNNM2 isoform X6, translating into MALGSAALPARNMAGGGRGARVLLLLLLSGCWGEQPPAGGSGAPGEAEETVIIGLRLEDTDDVSFMQRGALRVSERTRVKLRVYGQNINNETWKRIAFTEHEQRAGGRPPAEQEDGPRESSSPQRCGIRTSDIIIQPHIVLKRRTSGIIEIDIKPLRKTEKSKSYYLCVSRPAALEAAGPETTWVYHDGEDTKVIVGEEKKFLLPFWLQVIFISLLLCLSGMFSGLNLGLMALDPMELRIVQNCGTDKEKNYAKRIEPVRRQGNYLLCSLLLGNVLVNTTLTILLDDIAGSGLVAVVVSTIGIVIFGEIVPQAICSRHGLAVGANTIFLTKFFMMMTFPASYPVSKLLDCVLGQEIGTVYNREKLLEMLRITDPYNDLVKEELNIIQGALELRTKTVEDVMTPLRDCFMIAAEAVLDFSTMSEIMESGYTRIPVFERDRSNIVDLLFVKDLAFVDPDDCTPLKTITRFYSHPLHFVFNDTKLDAMLEEFKKGKSHLAIVHRVNNEGEGDPFYEVLGIVTLEDVIEEIIKSEILDETDLYTDNKTKKKVAHRDRKQDFSAFKQTDSEMKVKISPQLLLAMHRFLATEVGAFGPSQMSEKILIRLLKHPNVIQELKYDEKNKKAPEYYLYQRNKPVDYFILILQGKVEVEAGKEGMKFEAGAFSYYGVMALTTLPGPTQLQPHCKHHWIRVKSAPGFVSILKDGLSTNALHH
- the CNNM2 gene encoding metal transporter CNNM2 isoform X9; this translates as MALGSAALPARNMAGGGRGARVLLLLLLSGCWGEQPPAGGSGAPGEAEETVIIGLRLEDTDDVSFMQRGALRVSERTRVKLRVYGQNINNETWKRIAFTEHEQRAGGRPPAEQEDGPRESSSPQRCGIRTSDIIIQPHIVLKRRTSGIIEIDIKPLRKTEKSKSYYLCVSRPAALEAAGPETTWVYHDGEDTKVIVGEEKKFLLPFWLQVIFISLLLCLSGMFSGLNLGLMALDPMELRIVQNCGTDKEKNYAKRIEPVRRQGNYLLCSLLLGNVLVNTTLTILLDDIAGSGLVAVVVSTIGIVIFGEIVPQAICSRHGLAVGANTIFLTKFFMMMTFPASYPVSKLLDCVLGQEIGTVYNREKLLEMLRITDPYNDLVKEELNIIQGALELRTKTVEDVMTPLRDCFMIAAEAVLDFSTMSEIMESGYTRIPVFERDRSNIVDLLFVKDLAFVDPDDCTPLKTITRFYSHPLHFVFNDTKLDAMLEEFKKECVYLYFVLLISSDRPLAERRLSE
- the CNNM2 gene encoding metal transporter CNNM2 isoform X15 → MALGSAALPARNMAGGGRGARVLLLLLLSGCWGEQPPAGGSGAPGEAEETVIIGLRLEDTDDVSFMQRGALRVSERTRVKLRVYGQNINNETWKRIAFTEHEQRAGGRPPAEQEDGPRESSSPQRCGIRTSDIIIQPHIVLKRRTSGIIEIDIKPLRKTEKSKSYYLCVSRPAALEAAGPETTWVYHDGEDTKVIVGEEKKFLLPFWLQVIFISLLLCLSGMFSGLNLGLMALDPMELRIVQNCGTDKEKNYAKRIEPVRRQGNYLLCSLLLGNVLVNTTLTILLDDIAGSGLVAVVVSTIGIVIFGEIVPQAICSRHGLAVGANTIFLTKFFMMMTFPASYPVSKLLDCVLGQEIGTVYNREKLLEMLRITDPYNDLVKEELNIIQGALELRTKTVEDVMTPLRDCFMIAAEAVLDFSTMSEIMESGYTRIPVFERDRSNIVDLLFVKDLAFVDPDDCTPLKTITRFYSHPLHFVFNDTKLDAMLEEFKKGW
- the CNNM2 gene encoding metal transporter CNNM2 isoform X3, which codes for MALGSAALPARNMAGGGRGARVLLLLLLSGCWGEQPPAGGSGAPGEAEETVIIGLRLEDTDDVSFMQRGALRVSERTRVKLRVYGQNINNETWKRIAFTEHEQRAGGRPPAEQEDGPRESSSPQRCGIRTSDIIIQPHIVLKRRTSGIIEIDIKPLRKTEKSKSYYLCVSRPAALEAAGPETTWVYHDGEDTKVIVGEEKKFLLPFWLQVIFISLLLCLSGMFSGLNLGLMALDPMELRIVQNCGTDKEKNYAKRIEPVRRQGNYLLCSLLLGNVLVNTTLTILLDDIAGSGLVAVVVSTIGIVIFGEIVPQAICSRHGLAVGANTIFLTKFFMMMTFPASYPVSKLLDCVLGQEIGTVYNREKLLEMLRITDPYNDLVKEELNIIQGALELRTKTVEDVMTPLRDCFMIAAEAVLDFSTMSEIMESGYTRIPVFERDRSNIVDLLFVKDLAFVDPDDCTPLKTITRFYSHPLHFVFNDTKLDAMLEEFKKGKSHLAIVHRVNNEGEGDPFYEVLGIVTLEDVIEEIIKSEILDETDLYTDNKTKKKVAHRDRKQDFSAFKQTDSEMKVKISPQLLLAMHRFLATEVGAFGPSQMSEKILIRLLKHPNVIQELKYDEKNKKAPEYYLYQRNKPVDYFILILQGKVEVEAGKEGMKFEAGAFSYYGVMALTTLPVPLSLSRTFVVSRTELLAAGSPAENKSPPHPCGLNHSDSLNRGDRIEAVTPTLGSSNNQLNASFLQVYIPDYSVKALSDIQFVKGSLEQWEQLQGRRSLFLTPSE
- the CNNM2 gene encoding metal transporter CNNM2 isoform X1; the protein is MALGSAALPARNMAGGGRGARVLLLLLLSGCWGEQPPAGGSGAPGEAEETVIIGLRLEDTDDVSFMQRGALRVSERTRVKLRVYGQNINNETWKRIAFTEHEQRAGGRPPAEQEDGPRESSSPQRCGIRTSDIIIQPHIVLKRRTSGIIEIDIKPLRKTEKSKSYYLCVSRPAALEAAGPETTWVYHDGEDTKVIVGEEKKFLLPFWLQVIFISLLLCLSGMFSGLNLGLMALDPMELRIVQNCGTDKEKNYAKRIEPVRRQGNYLLCSLLLGNVLVNTTLTILLDDIAGSGLVAVVVSTIGIVIFGEIVPQAICSRHGLAVGANTIFLTKFFMMMTFPASYPVSKLLDCVLGQEIGTVYNREKLLEMLRITDPYNDLVKEELNIIQGALELRTKTVEDVMTPLRDCFMIAAEAVLDFSTMSEIMESGYTRIPVFERDRSNIVDLLFVKDLAFVDPDDCTPLKTITRFYSHPLHFVFNDTKLDAMLEEFKKGKSHLAIVHRVNNEGEGDPFYEVLGIVTLEDVIEEIIKSEILDETDLYTDNKTKKKVAHRDRKQDFSAFKQTDSEMKVKISPQLLLAMHRFLATEVGAFGPSQMSEKILIRLLKHPNVIQELKYDEKNKKAPEYYLYQRNKPVDYFILILQGKVEVEAGKEGMKFEAGAFSYYGVMALTTLPVPLSLSRTFVVSRTELLAAGSPAENKSPPHPCGLNHSDSLNRGDRIEAVTPTLGSSNNQLNASFLQVYIPDYSVKALSDIQFVKISRQQYQNALMASRMDKTPQSSDSENTKIELTLTELHDGLSEETANLLNEQNCVMHNKSNHSMHSEGSI
- the CNNM2 gene encoding metal transporter CNNM2 isoform X10, coding for MALGSAALPARNMAGGGRGARVLLLLLLSGCWGEQPPAGGSGAPGEAEETVIIGLRLEDTDDVSFMQRGALRVSERTRVKLRVYGQNINNETWKRIAFTEHEQRAGGRPPAEQEDGPRESSSPQRCGIRTSDIIIQPHIVLKRRTSGIIEIDIKPLRKTEKSKSYYLCVSRPAALEAAGPETTWVYHDGEDTKVIVGEEKKFLLPFWLQVIFISLLLCLSGMFSGLNLGLMALDPMELRIVQNCGTDKEKNYAKRIEPVRRQGNYLLCSLLLGNVLVNTTLTILLDDIAGSGLVAVVVSTIGIVIFGEIVPQAICSRHGLAVGANTIFLTKFFMMMTFPASYPVSKLLDCVLGQEIGTVYNREKLLEMLRITDPYNDLVKEELNIIQGALELRTKTVEDVMTPLRDCFMIAAEAVLDFSTMSEIMESGYTRIPVFERDRSNIVDLLFVKDLAFVDPDDCTPLKTITRFYSHPLHFVFNDTKLDAMLEEFKKAPFHHGPAAHCTERWQTQNKDT
- the CNNM2 gene encoding metal transporter CNNM2 isoform X12; this encodes MALGSAALPARNMAGGGRGARVLLLLLLSGCWGEQPPAGGSGAPGEAEETVIIGLRLEDTDDVSFMQRGALRVSERTRVKLRVYGQNINNETWKRIAFTEHEQRAGGRPPAEQEDGPRESSSPQRCGIRTSDIIIQPHIVLKRRTSGIIEIDIKPLRKTEKSKSYYLCVSRPAALEAAGPETTWVYHDGEDTKVIVGEEKKFLLPFWLQVIFISLLLCLSGMFSGLNLGLMALDPMELRIVQNCGTDKEKNYAKRIEPVRRQGNYLLCSLLLGNVLVNTTLTILLDDIAGSGLVAVVVSTIGIVIFGEIVPQAICSRHGLAVGANTIFLTKFFMMMTFPASYPVSKLLDCVLGQEIGTVYNREKLLEMLRITDPYNDLVKEELNIIQGALELRTKTVEDVMTPLRDCFMIAAEAVLDFSTMSEIMESGYTRIPVFERDRSNIVDLLFVKDLAFVDPDDCTPLKTITRFYSHPLHFVFNDTKLDAMLEEFKKDSAGLFRCHACLC
- the CNNM2 gene encoding metal transporter CNNM2 isoform X16, translated to MALGSAALPARNMAGGGRGARVLLLLLLSGCWGEQPPAGGSGAPGEAEETVIIGLRLEDTDDVSFMQRGALRVSERTRVKLRVYGQNINNETWKRIAFTEHEQRAGGRPPAEQEDGPRESSSPQRCGIRTSDIIIQPHIVLKRRTSGIIEIDIKPLRKTEKSKSYYLCVSRPAALEAAGPETTWVYHDGEDTKVIVGEEKKFLLPFWLQVIFISLLLCLSGMFSGLNLGLMALDPMELRIVQNCGTDKEKNYAKRIEPVRRQGNYLLCSLLLGNVLVNTTLTILLDDIAGSGLVAVVVSTIGIVIFGEIVPQAICSRHGLAVGANTIFLTKFFMMMTFPASYPVSKLLDCVLGQEIGTVYNREKLLEMLRITDPYNDLVKEELNIIQGALELRTKTVEDVMTPLRDCFMIAAEAVLDFSTMSEIMESGYTRIPVFERDRSNIVDLLFVKDLAFVDPDDCTPLKTITRFYSHPLHFVFNDTKLDAMLEEFKKG
- the CNNM2 gene encoding metal transporter CNNM2 isoform X11; amino-acid sequence: MALGSAALPARNMAGGGRGARVLLLLLLSGCWGEQPPAGGSGAPGEAEETVIIGLRLEDTDDVSFMQRGALRVSERTRVKLRVYGQNINNETWKRIAFTEHEQRAGGRPPAEQEDGPRESSSPQRCGIRTSDIIIQPHIVLKRRTSGIIEIDIKPLRKTEKSKSYYLCVSRPAALEAAGPETTWVYHDGEDTKVIVGEEKKFLLPFWLQVIFISLLLCLSGMFSGLNLGLMALDPMELRIVQNCGTDKEKNYAKRIEPVRRQGNYLLCSLLLGNVLVNTTLTILLDDIAGSGLVAVVVSTIGIVIFGEIVPQAICSRHGLAVGANTIFLTKFFMMMTFPASYPVSKLLDCVLGQEIGTVYNREKLLEMLRITDPYNDLVKEELNIIQGALELRTKTVEDVMTPLRDCFMIAAEAVLDFSTMSEIMESGYTRIPVFERDRSNIVDLLFVKDLAFVDPDDCTPLKTITRFYSHPLHFVFNDTKLDAMLEEFKKEQLFGPRVLPAIPGASST
- the CNNM2 gene encoding metal transporter CNNM2 isoform X5; the protein is MALGSAALPARNMAGGGRGARVLLLLLLSGCWGEQPPAGGSGAPGEAEETVIIGLRLEDTDDVSFMQRGALRVSERTRVKLRVYGQNINNETWKRIAFTEHEQRAGGRPPAEQEDGPRESSSPQRCGIRTSDIIIQPHIVLKRRTSGIIEIDIKPLRKTEKSKSYYLCVSRPAALEAAGPETTWVYHDGEDTKVIVGEEKKFLLPFWLQVIFISLLLCLSGMFSGLNLGLMALDPMELRIVQNCGTDKEKNYAKRIEPVRRQGNYLLCSLLLGNVLVNTTLTILLDDIAGSGLVAVVVSTIGIVIFGEIVPQAICSRHGLAVGANTIFLTKFFMMMTFPASYPVSKLLDCVLGQEIGTVYNREKLLEMLRITDPYNDLVKEELNIIQGALELRTKTVEDVMTPLRDCFMIAAEAVLDFSTMSEIMESGYTRIPVFERDRSNIVDLLFVKDLAFVDPDDCTPLKTITRFYSHPLHFVFNDTKLDAMLEEFKKGKSHLAIVHRVNNEGEGDPFYEVLGIVTLEDVIEEIIKSEILDETDLYTDNKTKKKVAHRDRKQDFSAFKQTDSEMKVKISPQLLLAMHRFLATEVGAFGPSQMSEKILIRLLKHPNVIQELKYDEKNKKAPEYYLYQRNKPVDYFILILQGKVEVEAGKEGMKFEAGAFSYYGVMALTTLPGPTQLQPHCKHHWIRVKSAPGFVSILKDGRKQPGLLPTLTALYQSHASEAQAPISIYLCCTPFSEVC
- the CNNM2 gene encoding metal transporter CNNM2 isoform X7, giving the protein MALGSAALPARNMAGGGRGARVLLLLLLSGCWGEQPPAGGSGAPGEAEETVIIGLRLEDTDDVSFMQRGALRVSERTRVKLRVYGQNINNETWKRIAFTEHEQRAGGRPPAEQEDGPRESSSPQRCGIRTSDIIIQPHIVLKRRTSGIIEIDIKPLRKTEKSKSYYLCVSRPAALEAAGPETTWVYHDGEDTKVIVGEEKKFLLPFWLQVIFISLLLCLSGMFSGLNLGLMALDPMELRIVQNCGTDKEKNYAKRIEPVRRQGNYLLCSLLLGNVLVNTTLTILLDDIAGSGLVAVVVSTIGIVIFGEIVPQAICSRHGLAVGANTIFLTKFFMMMTFPASYPVSKLLDCVLGQEIGTVYNREKLLEMLRITDPYNDLVKEELNIIQGALELRTKTVEDVMTPLRDCFMIAAEAVLDFSTMSEIMESGYTRIPVFERDRSNIVDLLFVKDLAFVDPDDCTPLKTITRFYSHPLHFVFNDTKLDAMLEEFKKGKSHLAIVHRVNNEGEGDPFYEVLGIVTLEDVIEEIIKSEILDETDLYTDNKTKKKVAHRDRKQDFSAFKQTDSEMKVKISPQLLLAMHRFLATEVGAFGPSQMSEKILIRLLKHPNVIQELKYDEKNKKAPEYYLYQRNKPVDYFILILQGKVEVEAGKEGMKFEAGAFSYYGVMALTTLPGSLAPLLTVIMELDHARGLLQNGSAVHISAAEGTR
- the CNNM2 gene encoding metal transporter CNNM2 isoform X8, with the protein product MALGSAALPARNMAGGGRGARVLLLLLLSGCWGEQPPAGGSGAPGEAEETVIIGLRLEDTDDVSFMQRGALRVSERTRVKLRVYGQNINNETWKRIAFTEHEQRAGGRPPAEQEDGPRESSSPQRCGIRTSDIIIQPHIVLKRRTSGIIEIDIKPLRKTEKSKSYYLCVSRPAALEAAGPETTWVYHDGEDTKVIVGEEKKFLLPFWLQVIFISLLLCLSGMFSGLNLGLMALDPMELRIVQNCGTDKEKNYAKRIEPVRRQGNYLLCSLLLGNVLVNTTLTILLDDIAGSGLVAVVVSTIGIVIFGEIVPQAICSRHGLAVGANTIFLTKFFMMMTFPASYPVSKLLDCVLGQEIGTVYNREKLLEMLRITDPYNDLVKEELNIIQGALELRTKTVEDVMTPLRDCFMIAAEAVLDFSTMSEIMESGYTRIPVFERDRSNIVDLLFVKDLAFVDPDDCTPLKTITRFYSHPLHFVFNDTKLDAMLEEFKKGPPKCPCGKLHWHLSWSTRTVPKGLSTLTVCKTFVIQGC
- the CNNM2 gene encoding metal transporter CNNM2 isoform X13; the encoded protein is MALGSAALPARNMAGGGRGARVLLLLLLSGCWGEQPPAGGSGAPGEAEETVIIGLRLEDTDDVSFMQRGALRVSERTRVKLRVYGQNINNETWKRIAFTEHEQRAGGRPPAEQEDGPRESSSPQRCGIRTSDIIIQPHIVLKRRTSGIIEIDIKPLRKTEKSKSYYLCVSRPAALEAAGPETTWVYHDGEDTKVIVGEEKKFLLPFWLQVIFISLLLCLSGMFSGLNLGLMALDPMELRIVQNCGTDKEKNYAKRIEPVRRQGNYLLCSLLLGNVLVNTTLTILLDDIAGSGLVAVVVSTIGIVIFGEIVPQAICSRHGLAVGANTIFLTKFFMMMTFPASYPVSKLLDCVLGQEIGTVYNREKLLEMLRITDPYNDLVKEELNIIQGALELRTKTVEDVMTPLRDCFMIAAEAVLDFSTMSEIMESGYTRIPVFERDRSNIVDLLFVKDLAFVDPDDCTPLKTITRFYSHPLHFVFNDTKLDAMLEEFKKDVQERQIPSME
- the CNNM2 gene encoding metal transporter CNNM2 isoform X2 — protein: MALGSAALPARNMAGGGRGARVLLLLLLSGCWGEQPPAGGSGAPGEAEETVIIGLRLEDTDDVSFMQRGALRVSERTRVKLRVYGQNINNETWKRIAFTEHEQRAGGRPPAEQEDGPRESSSPQRCGIRTSDIIIQPHIVLKRRTSGIIEIDIKPLRKTEKSKSYYLCVSRPAALEAAGPETTWVYHDGEDTKVIVGEEKKFLLPFWLQVIFISLLLCLSGMFSGLNLGLMALDPMELRIVQNCGTDKEKNYAKRIEPVRRQGNYLLCSLLLGNVLVNTTLTILLDDIAGSGLVAVVVSTIGIVIFGEIVPQAICSRHGLAVGANTIFLTKFFMMMTFPASYPVSKLLDCVLGQEIGTVYNREKLLEMLRITDPYNDLVKEELNIIQGALELRTKTVEDVMTPLRDCFMIAAEAVLDFSTMSEIMESGYTRIPVFERDRSNIVDLLFVKDLAFVDPDDCTPLKTITRFYSHPLHFVFNDTKLDAMLEEFKKGKSHLAIVHRVNNEGEGDPFYEVLGIVTLEDVIEEIIKSEILDETDLYTDNKTKKKVAHRDRKQDFSAFKQTDSEMKVKISPQLLLAMHRFLATEVGAFGPSQMSEKILIRLLKHPNVIQELKYDEKNKKAPEYYLYQRNKPVDYFILILQGKVEVEAGKEGMKFEAGAFSYYGVMALTTLPAENKSPPHPCGLNHSDSLNRGDRIEAVTPTLGSSNNQLNASFLQVYIPDYSVKALSDIQFVKISRQQYQNALMASRMDKTPQSSDSENTKIELTLTELHDGLSEETANLLNEQNCVMHNKSNHSMHSEGSI